One Labrus mixtus chromosome 12, fLabMix1.1, whole genome shotgun sequence DNA segment encodes these proteins:
- the LOC132984994 gene encoding N-lysine methyltransferase SMYD2-B-like, translating to MTGGSGIAGVERFESPGKGRGLRVTRAFKLGELLFCSQAYSYVLSLKERGSYCECCLTRKEHLARCGKCKKAFYCNVKCQKSDWAMHKLECSAITAFGENWCPSEMSRLVARILAKKKTQKERCDSEKILLIEEMQSHVEDVDNEKREMNEADVAGLHRYCSKNLDLPDHKDLLTLFSQVACNGFTIEDDELSHMGTAVYPDVALINHSCLPSVIVTYNGTSAEIRAVKDMKPGDEVLISYIDLLYPTDDRNNRLRESYYFTCDCKECKSKSKDKVKIKVRKQSDPIEPDIINNMVRYARKTIREFRAFKNIKTPSELLEMCEQSLDEMGAVFDDSNVYMLHMMYQAMGVCLYMQDADGAIRYGEKTLKPYCQLYPPYSLNVSSMYLKLGRLYMALEMYSKGVSALKKALAIMEVAHGKDHFYVKELRKEMTQK from the exons ATGACGGGTGGCAGTGGCATCGCAGGGGTCGAGAGGTTTGAAAGTCCAGGAAAAGGGCGAGGACTTCGCGTGACCAGAGCCTTTAAACTGGGAGAGCTGCTGTTCTGTAGCCAGGCTTACTCTTATGTGCTGTCATTGAAGGAGAGAGGCAGCTACTGTGAATGCTGCCTCACCAG gaaAGAGCACTTGGCAAGATGtgggaagtgcaaaaaagcCTTCTACTGCAATGTGAAATGTCAG aAATCAGACTGGGCCATGCACAAGCTGGAGTGCTCTGCAATAACTGCATTCGGAGAGAACTGGTGTCCGTCAGAGATGTCCCGCCTGGTGGCTCGGATCCTAGCAAAGAAG aaaacacagaaagaaaggtGTGATTCCGAGAAGATTTTGCTCATAGAAGAGATGCAATCGC ACGTGGAGGACGTAGacaatgagaagagagagatgaaCGAGGCAGATGTTGCCGGACTGCATCGTTATTGCTCCAAAAATTTGGACCTGCCTGACCATAAAGACCTGCTTACACTCTTCTCCCAG GTTGCCTGTAATGGTTTCACTATAGAGGATGATGAACTGTCCCacatgggtactgcagtctaccCAGA TGTGGCTCTCATAAACCACAGCTGTCTTCCCAGTGTCATAGTCACATATAACGGCACGTCAGCTGAGATTCGGGCTGTAAAGGACATGAAGCCCGGAGATGAA GTGCTCATCAGCTACATCGACCTCCTCTACCCGACGGACGACCgcaacaacaggctgagagagTCCTACTACTTCACCTGTGACTGCAAGGAGTGTAAGAGCAAGTCCAAG GATAAGGTGAAGATAAAAGTACGAAAGCAGAGCGACCCCATTGAGCCAgacatcatcaacaacatgGTGCGCTACGCAAGGAAAACCATCAGAGAGTTCAGAGCATTcaagaacataaaaa CCCCTAGTGAGCTGCTGGAGATGTGTGAGCAGAGCCTGGATGAGATGGGAGCCGTGTTTGACGACTCTAACGTCTACATGCTCCACATGATGTACCAGGCCATGGGGGTTTGTCTCTACATGCAGGATGCAGACGGAGCTATCAGATACGGAGAGAAGACCCTCAAACCGTACTG TCAGCTGTATCCACCGTACTCTCTAAATGTGTCCTCCATGTACCTGAAGCTGGGCAGACTGTACATGGCCCTGGAGATGTACTCAAAGGGTGTTAGCGCTCTCAAGAAG GCTTTGGCCATTATGGAGGTGGCTCATGGGAAGGATCACTTTTACGTGAAGGAGCTGCGCAAAGagatgacacaaaaataa